The following is a genomic window from Ancylothrix sp. D3o.
AACTGCAAAACCCTCAACTTTATTTAATCAACCCCTACCGCCCAAACTTGCATCTGCAAATCCAAACAATTTGGACACCCCGCAGCCGCAGGCAAAAGCTCTTAAAATTTATTAAAAGCTTCCCCAACCAGTCAGGTTTAGTCTATGTGCGTACCCGAAAAGACAGCGAAATACTCAGCGAATGGTTAGAAGAAAAAGGATATAAAACCAGCGCCTATCACGCCGGCCTTTCTCCCCAAGAAAGACGCATAATAGAAACAGACTGGCTAACAGGAAAAACACAATTTGTAGTCTGTACCTGTGCCTTTGGCATGGGAGTTAATAAACCAGATGTACGCTGGGTGATACATTACCAACCACCGGCACAACTATCAGAATATCTGCAAGAAATAGGGCGTGCCGGTAGAGATGGAAAACCCGCCACCGCCCTAACCTTAATCAGCGAACCCACCGGCATATTTGATCCGCAAGACAAACAACAAAAGCAATATTTTGAAAAGCAAAAACAAAACCAATACTGGCAAGCCCAACAAACCCTTAAAAAGCTTCCCCCCCAGGGAGATATTAGCGCCATCACAAAACAACATCCCCACGCCGACATCACCCTATCGCTTTTGCAGGCCACCGGCAGCCTGACTTGGGTTGATCCATTTAATTACAGCATAAAAAAACAAACTCCCCTCAAAGAACCGCCCAACCTCAAACCCAACCTTACAGAATACCTGCAAACTCGACAATGCCGGTGGAAATTTTTACTATTTGCCTTTGGCTTTGCAAGCAATAACAACTGCGGACATTGTGACAATTGCCTCAAATCTCAGTGAAGTATAAAATGTAACATCCCCCCACCCAAAAAAACATCAATAATTCCTTGCAGATGTAACATTTTTGTTACCAATGGGAAAAATTTTTATAAAGCGCCCCTATTGCCGAGATGATGGCAAACACTTCTTACAAAAGTAGAAAAAATTCTGTGTAAATGACTGCGGAATTAAAAGCACTTCCCCCTTAATATTAAGGATGGGTGAAAACATTATTTCCATAAACCAGCGCAAAAATGTCCCACATCAACAAGGCGGGGCAAAGAGTGGGCCAACACAACCCAGACAACAACATTTGCGGAGAATATCCCGATCCCTTACCGGCCGTCTTAGATCAAGCCTCTGACGGCCTGTTGAGCGTAGATATTAATCCCGACCAAATAGCAGAAAGTTGTGGGGGTTCCATCTTTGAATTTCACATAGTCCGCGCAAACCCAGCCAGTCGGCTTTCTCAGGGTTTCTCAAACCCCCAACCTCTAATGGAACTTCCCTTACAAGAGGGCTGGCCGGCATTGCTTGCCCAAATCATCGTTTCACAACTCAAACACTGTCTCGAACAAGAAAAGCTGATCAGCAGCGCTCTGGCAAATAACTGCAACCTGCCAATGGATCTGATGCCGGTCAACCATTACCCAGCCAACATTGAGCGCATCATCGCACTGTGCAAAAATCTTCACGCCTTAAGTGAAACCGAAACCGACGGCCAACAAGAAACCCGAAAACTATCTCATTTAATTAACTGCTTGCCGGGGATTGTTTTTAGCTGCACAAACCCCCCAGATTGGGAAATGACCTATCTCAGCGAAGGATGCTATAAATTAACCGGATATACAAGCCAAGAACTGACAGGAAAAAATCGCACCACCACCTACGACGACCTCACCCACCCAGCAGATTTAGAAACAGTTATTCAAGCAATAAAAAAAGCCATCACAAACAAACAGCCCTATGTGGTAGAATATCGAATTTTCACAAAAGATGGGCAAGAAAAATGGCTTTGGGAAAAAGGAAGCGGCGTTTTTGACAGCTATGGAAACATACTCGCCCTCGAAGGCTTCATCAGCGACATTACAGAGCGAAAACTTGCAGAAGAAGCCAAAAAAGCCAGTGATCGCGTCCTTGAAAGCATGGTGGAAGGCGTTATCCTTTGGGACAAAGACGGCATTATGACTTATACAAATCCGGCTTTTGATGCCATGTTTGGATACAAAAATAGCGAAGTAATTGGCCAGCACATTTCTATTTTAAGTGCTTATCCTATGTCAGAAAATCAGAAAATTATCAGCGAAATTAATCAAAAATTAAATGAGCAAGGGAAATGGCTGGGGGAATTTAACAACCGCAAAAAAGACGGTAGTCTATTTACCACCTATGCCCATATCAGCACCCTCGAAATGGCCGAAAAAAAACATATTTGCTGCGTTTGTGAAGACATCAGCGACAGAAAACGCGCCGAAATTGCCTTGCGAGAAGCCGAAAAAAAATATCGCAGCATCTTTGAAAACGCTGTCGAAGGCATTTTTCAAACAACTCTTGATGGTTCTTATCTCACTGCTAACCCCATGCTGGCACGCATCTATGGTTATGAGTCGCCTGGGGAACTAATGAGCAGCATTCGCAACATTGAACAACAGCTATATGTTGACCCAAAACGGCGAGCAGAATTTACCCGCATTCTCCAAGAAAATGATGCGGTTTTGGAATTTGAGTCTGAAGTTTATCGCAAAGATAAAAGCAAAATTTGGATCAGTGAAAATGCCCGTGCCATACGAGGCCCAAATAGACAACTGCTCGGTTATGAAGGCACTGTAATTGATATAACTCGGCGTAAACAAGCCGAAGCAGAATTGCTTAAACGCGATAGCCTGCTTGAAGCGGTGGCCGCAGCCATGACACATTTACTCACCGAAAGCAATCATCGCTCGGCAATAGTGAATGCGCTGGCAACTCTGGGCAATGCCGCTTTTGTGGATCGTGTTTATATCTGCGAAAACCACACCCACCCAGACACCGGCCAAGCGGCAATGAGCATCCGCTTTGAATGGTGCCGGTCTGATATTTCATCCACTATCGACCAACCCTCTAGGCAAAATTTAAGCTACAACAGCACCGGCCTCCAAGAATGGTATGACATCCTGAAAACCGGCCAACCGATTGCCGGCACAATCACGGACTTTTCTTTGGAAGTTCAACCGTTATTAGAAGCTAACCAAGTTATCTCGCTGTTGATGGTGCCGGTGTTACTAAATAACGAATTTTGGGGCTATATCGGCTTTGATGATTGTCACAGCATTCGGTCTTGGTCAAAAAGCGAATTATCAATATTAGTCGCCATTGCGGCCAGCATTGGAGGTGCTGTACAGCGCCACCGCACCCTCGCCAGTATCCACCATCAAGCCTACCATGACCGGCTCACCGGCCTGCCCAACCGCCAACTGCTCGACACTCAACTGCCGGTCGCCTTGGAAACCGCAAACAGTACAGGCCATAAACTTGCCGTTATGTTTCTTGACCTCGACCGCTTTAAAATTATCAACGATACTCTCGGTCATGCCGTTGGCGACCAACTTTTGCAATGCGCCGCTCAACGTCTGCGAAATTGTCTGCGCGACCAAGATATAATCGTCCGCTGGGGTGGCGATGAATTTATTTTGCTTTTACCTAACCTTAACAGCGCTGAGGATGCCTCTAGTATTGCTCAGCGTATTCTCGAAGCTCTCCGCCCTGCCTTTGACATTGAACAAAACCAACTGCATATTACCAGTAGTATTGGAATTGCTCTTTATCCCCACGACGGCGAAGATGCAGAAACTTTAATCAAAAATGCTGATATTGCTTTATATCGCGCTAAAGAAGAAGGCCGGAATAATTATCAAATTTATACCGCCGGCATGAATTCCTGTGCTTGCGACTTTTTACAAATTGGTAACAACTTGTATGACGCGCTGGAACAAGGGGAATTTTTATTACATTATCAACCTCAATTTAATACGGCCAGCGGCAAAATTACTGCTATGGAAGCTCTGCTGAGGTGGCAACATCCCCAACGCGGTGTTATTTTTCCAGAAACTTTTATTCCCCTGGCTGAAGACAATGGTACTATCTTTTCACTAGGCCGGTGGGTATTGCAAACCGCCGCCCTCCAAGCCAAAACGTGGCTCGATCTCGGTTTATCTCCTGTCCGCGTCGCTGTCAATATTTCCAGTCGTCAATTCACTCAACCGGCCTTTGTTGAAATTGTCAAAAATATCTTGCACTCCACCGGCCTGCCAGCAGCTTATCTGCAACTAGAAATTTCTGAAACCATTGCTACCCAAAATGTTGCCTATACAGGCCAAGCTTTTCAACAACTTTCCCGCCTGGGGGTTCACATTTGTATTGATCATTTTGGTGCCGGTTATGCTTCCCTCAAAAGTTTAAAACATTTTGATTTTCACAGCCTTAAAATTGACCGTTCTTTTATCGCCGACTTGAACGATAATCCTCAAGATGCCGCCATTGTTACAGCGCTTTTAAATCTCGCCAATGCTCTTAATATTAACGTCATTGCTGAAGGCATCGAAACCGAACAAAACCGCCACTTATTGCAAAAATTGGGCTGCCAAGAAATGCAAGGTTATTTATTTCAACGGCCTCTAGCAACTGACCAAGCCACCAATTTTTTAAAAGATTTTTATTAAATTTTCTCCTGCCTGGGCATTTTTTAAGAGTATCCCTATTCAAATGCTCTCTTGTTCAGTAATTTAATATAGCATTTTTTTTATAATTGCACACCCCAAACTCGGTAACTTGGGCGAAAGCCGGTGTTTAAAAAACGTTTCTGTACTTCATATAACTGAAAAACTCTATAACTCAAGTTGCTATCTTAACCGCAATTGCTAGTTATATTCTCAGAGTTTTAGTAGCCTCGCACCACCCTTAAAAATAATTGCTTTGAGCATTCCCCGCTTTATTAAATCCCCCCAGGCTTCCTTAAAAAAGGCAGAGATAGAGGAAAAAATTTTTCACCGGCGGTAAGGGGGGGGATACTACACTCTTGCTCATAAAGCAAATAATTGTTATATTAAGAAAATTTTTCAAATTTAGTCAAAGCCGCCTCACCCCCACTGCCAAATACCCAATGCTGCTGTAAGCAAAAGACAAATTGCTTTTAGCCACGCCATTTTAACGCTCAGCAGCTTTTTTGACAACTGTTTAGGGCTTCCTCTATCTCAAGATAGAGTCGAAAAACAGCCAGTAATGATTCAATAAAAATACCTGGAATTGCCTCAAAAAAAATTTACATTTTCATACCCCAGGCAGCCCCGGATCATAATAATTATTCGGCATTATTTTTTGGCTAAATATCTGATGAATTTATAAAAAATAACAAATTTTTATTGATTAGGAACGCCGACTATGAATTATCCCCCAGAACTCTCAAAACTTTTGGCCAAAAAGGCCTCCGCAAAAACAGCCAATCCTCCTGATTTAGCCTGCTTCCAGCAAGAAACTCAGCAAAATTCACTCGGAATAATCACAGCATCTTTTGAAGGCATCGTCTTACACGAAAAAGGGAAAATTGTAGAAGCAAACGCCGCCGTAGCGCAAATGTTTGGTTATGAAATTTCCGAGATTTTAGGCAAAAATTTCCAAGAGCTTTTACTATTTAAATTTTCAGATTTTTTGGATAATTTTTCAAAAAACAGCAAGTTTCAAGAAGCCATAGGGTTAAGAAAAGATCAAACTTTTTTTCCCATAGAAATTTGCCGTCAGACCACGATTTATAAAGGCAAAAAAGTCAACATCAGCCTGATTAGAGACATCAGTAAATACAAATGTACCCAGCATAAACTCGAAGAATCTCTCTCACTGTTGCGAGCCACCCTCGACTCAACCGCCGACGGCATTTTAGTTGTAAATAATTCCCGAAAAGTAACGCTTTATAACCGCAAATTTTTGGAAATGTGGCGCATACCTGATGCCGTTATAAACTCACAAAAAAGCAGCATATTACTTGATTTTGTTCTCGAACAATTAAAAGAGCCGCAAGTTTTTCTTGCCAAAGTTATCCAACTGTATAATCAACCCGATGCCGAATCTTTTGATGTTATAGAATTTAAAGATGGCCGAGTATTTGAGCGTTCCTCTCAACCGCAACGCATTAGCGGTGAAAGTGTGGGCAGAGTTTGGAGTTTTCGAGACATCAGCGAACACAAAAAAGTCCAAAAAGAACTTGAAAAATCTCTGTGTATGTTGCGGGCAACTCTGGAGTCAACCGCAGACGGGATATTGGTGGGAAATCATCCGGGTGAAATCTCTCATTACAATCGCAAATTTGCGGAAATGTGGCGCATTCCTGAAGATATTTTAATGTCGCAGAATGGCAAAGCGGCAACAGAATTAGTTTTAAGCCAATTAAAAAATCCCCAAAATTTTATTGACAAAGTTCAACAAGCTTACATTAATCCAGAAATTGAGCAGCAGGATATTCTGGAATTTAAAGACGGTCGAATTTATGAGCGTTATTGTATTCCCCAGCGTTTAGAAAACGAAATTGTAGGAATTGTTATTAGCTTTCGGGATATTACAGAAAGAATGCGAACTGAAGCCGCTTTACGACAAAGCGAAGCCACCAATAGAGCCTTGCTGAATGCGATTCCCGATTTAATTTTTCGTTTCCGCGCCGATGGCACTTATTTAGATTACAAAGGCGGCGGAAATAATCCACTTGAAATATCGCCAGAGAATTTAGTAGGAAAAAACGTTTTTGAAATATTGCCGAGAGAAGTTGCCGAGCAGTGCTACCACTACATCCAAAAAGCCCTAGCCACCGACCAATTACAAATTTTTGAATATCAATTAATAATTAAGGGGAAAGAATATAACTATGAAGCTCGCGTAGCAGTTTGTGGAGAGTCGGAAGTTTTCGCAATTGTCCGCGACATCACCCTTAGCGTAGCGTCCCGCCGGGAAAAGAAACAGGCTAGAGAAGAATTACAAAAATCCGTTTCAATGCACCGCGCTACCCTCGAATCTACGGCAGACGGTATTCTCGTGGTAGACACCGCCGGCAAAATCTCTAGTTTCAATCAAAAACTTATCGAAATGTGGTGTCTTCCTGACGGATTTATCACTTTAGAACAATATAAAATCTACCTCAAACTAGCTTTTAAACAATTAAAAAAACCGCAAAAACTTCTCCAAAGATTCCGTTACTTGCAAGCAAAAGAACAAGAAGTATATCTGGATTGGATTGAATTTAAAGACGGCAGAATTTTTGAAGTATATTCCCAACCCCAGCGACTCGCCGGAAACATCATCGGTAGAGCTTGGAGTTTTCGAGATATCACTAAACGCCGACTCGCTGAACAAGAACTTTCCAGAACGCAAGAACGTTTTGAATTGCTTGCTCGCACCACAAATGATGCTGTCTGGGATTGGGATCGGCTTACCAATCGAAACTGGTGGGGTGGAGGTTTTCGCACCTTATTTGGTTACGACAGCAATCAAATTCAGCCCTCTTATGAACTGTGGTGTCAACTTATCCATCCTGATGATCGAGAGCGAGTTTGTTCTTTTTATCAAAAAGCTGTCGATAATAAGGAGCCATTTATTTCTGTTGAATATCGCTTTCAGCGTGCTAATGGTACCTACGCTTTTGTGTTAGATCGCTGTTGCTTTATTCACGACGCCACCGGCAAAGTTATTCGCTCCATTGGCGTAATGATTGATCTAACTTATCGCATCCAAGCCGAAGCCGAACTCCGAGAAAGTGAAGAACGTTTGAGACTTGCTTTAGAAGCCGCCAAAATGGGAATGTGGGACTGGAATATTCCTAGCAATGATTTGGTTTGCTCTAAACAATTCTTGCAACTTTTAGGCTTGCCGGCTGACTCATCGCTAACCTATGAAACTTTCCTAAAAATGGTGCATCCTGAAGACCGCGAAATGGTTAGAGCCATCAAAGAAAAAGCAATTGAAAACCGCACAGATTACACCTTAGAATGTCGTGTTTTGTGGCCGGATGGTAGCACCCATTGGATCGCTGGTCAAGGAAAAGTTTATTGCGGCTCAAACAACTTGCCGGTGAGAATGCTGGGGGTGAGTGTGGATGTCACTGATCGCAAACACACAGAACTGCAATTGCAGCAATCTCAGCAAATGTTACAGCTTGTGATTGATAATATCCCACAATATATTTTCTGGAAAGATAAAAATTCTGTTTTTTTGGGCTGCAATCGCAACTACGCTGAATTAACTGGGTTAAATTCACCAGCAGAAATTGCCGGCAAAATTGATGAAGATTTGCCTTGGCACCCAGAACAAATTGAGTTTTTATTGGAATGTGAACGCCGAGTTATGGCGACCAATACTCCCGAATATCATATTATTGAGCCGGTCTTAAAACCCGATGGCAAACAAGCTTGGTTAGATAGAAACAAAATTCCTCTGCACGATTTAGAAGGCAATGTTGTAGGTATTTTAGGAACCTTTGAAGACATCACCGACCGCAAACAATCCGAAGAACTGATCCGCTATCAAGCCACCTATGATTTATTAACCGGCTTACCGAATCGACATTTGTTTAATGATCGTTTACAAAATGCTTTAACTTGTGCTGCGGAAAGAGGCGAAATGGTGGCGGTTATGTTTTTAGATTTAGATCGTTTTAAAACCATTAACGATACCCTTGGACACGCCACCGGCGACCTGCTTTTGCAAGGAGTAGCCACCAGAGTTTCTGACTGTTTGCGCCAACAAGATACGCTGGCTCGCTGGGGAGGTGATGAGTTTACATTGCTCATTCCTCACCTAACAAAACTAGAAGATGCGCTCAAAATTGCTCAAAGAATTCTCGATATTTTAAAACCGGCCTTTCATTTAGAATCACATCTCCTTCACATCAGCAGCAGCATCGGCATTGCCCTTTATCCCCACGACGGAAATACACCAGAATTACTCCTCAAAAATGCCGACACAGCCCTTTATCGTGCCAAAGAAAAAGGACGCAACAATTACCAAC
Proteins encoded in this region:
- a CDS encoding ATP-dependent DNA helicase RecQ, translating into MNPQDNKQTPIPNHILSSFQKIWGYADFRPPQGEIVRTILEQKDALIVMPTGAGKSICFQLPAIIQTGLTLVISPLVALMENQIQELQQKNLSAASLHSELSTEKRRHILQQLQNNKLKLLYLSPETLLSKPVWSILIQPQIKITALIIDEAHCIVQWGDTFRPAYNRLGVVRKALLKTKPTGTKISLAAFTATADPSAQKTIKNVLELQNPQLYLINPYRPNLHLQIQTIWTPRSRRQKLLKFIKSFPNQSGLVYVRTRKDSEILSEWLEEKGYKTSAYHAGLSPQERRIIETDWLTGKTQFVVCTCAFGMGVNKPDVRWVIHYQPPAQLSEYLQEIGRAGRDGKPATALTLISEPTGIFDPQDKQQKQYFEKQKQNQYWQAQQTLKKLPPQGDISAITKQHPHADITLSLLQATGSLTWVDPFNYSIKKQTPLKEPPNLKPNLTEYLQTRQCRWKFLLFAFGFASNNNCGHCDNCLKSQ
- a CDS encoding EAL domain-containing protein, whose product is MSHINKAGQRVGQHNPDNNICGEYPDPLPAVLDQASDGLLSVDINPDQIAESCGGSIFEFHIVRANPASRLSQGFSNPQPLMELPLQEGWPALLAQIIVSQLKHCLEQEKLISSALANNCNLPMDLMPVNHYPANIERIIALCKNLHALSETETDGQQETRKLSHLINCLPGIVFSCTNPPDWEMTYLSEGCYKLTGYTSQELTGKNRTTTYDDLTHPADLETVIQAIKKAITNKQPYVVEYRIFTKDGQEKWLWEKGSGVFDSYGNILALEGFISDITERKLAEEAKKASDRVLESMVEGVILWDKDGIMTYTNPAFDAMFGYKNSEVIGQHISILSAYPMSENQKIISEINQKLNEQGKWLGEFNNRKKDGSLFTTYAHISTLEMAEKKHICCVCEDISDRKRAEIALREAEKKYRSIFENAVEGIFQTTLDGSYLTANPMLARIYGYESPGELMSSIRNIEQQLYVDPKRRAEFTRILQENDAVLEFESEVYRKDKSKIWISENARAIRGPNRQLLGYEGTVIDITRRKQAEAELLKRDSLLEAVAAAMTHLLTESNHRSAIVNALATLGNAAFVDRVYICENHTHPDTGQAAMSIRFEWCRSDISSTIDQPSRQNLSYNSTGLQEWYDILKTGQPIAGTITDFSLEVQPLLEANQVISLLMVPVLLNNEFWGYIGFDDCHSIRSWSKSELSILVAIAASIGGAVQRHRTLASIHHQAYHDRLTGLPNRQLLDTQLPVALETANSTGHKLAVMFLDLDRFKIINDTLGHAVGDQLLQCAAQRLRNCLRDQDIIVRWGGDEFILLLPNLNSAEDASSIAQRILEALRPAFDIEQNQLHITSSIGIALYPHDGEDAETLIKNADIALYRAKEEGRNNYQIYTAGMNSCACDFLQIGNNLYDALEQGEFLLHYQPQFNTASGKITAMEALLRWQHPQRGVIFPETFIPLAEDNGTIFSLGRWVLQTAALQAKTWLDLGLSPVRVAVNISSRQFTQPAFVEIVKNILHSTGLPAAYLQLEISETIATQNVAYTGQAFQQLSRLGVHICIDHFGAGYASLKSLKHFDFHSLKIDRSFIADLNDNPQDAAIVTALLNLANALNINVIAEGIETEQNRHLLQKLGCQEMQGYLFQRPLATDQATNFLKDFY
- a CDS encoding PAS domain S-box protein, which encodes MNYPPELSKLLAKKASAKTANPPDLACFQQETQQNSLGIITASFEGIVLHEKGKIVEANAAVAQMFGYEISEILGKNFQELLLFKFSDFLDNFSKNSKFQEAIGLRKDQTFFPIEICRQTTIYKGKKVNISLIRDISKYKCTQHKLEESLSLLRATLDSTADGILVVNNSRKVTLYNRKFLEMWRIPDAVINSQKSSILLDFVLEQLKEPQVFLAKVIQLYNQPDAESFDVIEFKDGRVFERSSQPQRISGESVGRVWSFRDISEHKKVQKELEKSLCMLRATLESTADGILVGNHPGEISHYNRKFAEMWRIPEDILMSQNGKAATELVLSQLKNPQNFIDKVQQAYINPEIEQQDILEFKDGRIYERYCIPQRLENEIVGIVISFRDITERMRTEAALRQSEATNRALLNAIPDLIFRFRADGTYLDYKGGGNNPLEISPENLVGKNVFEILPREVAEQCYHYIQKALATDQLQIFEYQLIIKGKEYNYEARVAVCGESEVFAIVRDITLSVASRREKKQAREELQKSVSMHRATLESTADGILVVDTAGKISSFNQKLIEMWCLPDGFITLEQYKIYLKLAFKQLKKPQKLLQRFRYLQAKEQEVYLDWIEFKDGRIFEVYSQPQRLAGNIIGRAWSFRDITKRRLAEQELSRTQERFELLARTTNDAVWDWDRLTNRNWWGGGFRTLFGYDSNQIQPSYELWCQLIHPDDRERVCSFYQKAVDNKEPFISVEYRFQRANGTYAFVLDRCCFIHDATGKVIRSIGVMIDLTYRIQAEAELRESEERLRLALEAAKMGMWDWNIPSNDLVCSKQFLQLLGLPADSSLTYETFLKMVHPEDREMVRAIKEKAIENRTDYTLECRVLWPDGSTHWIAGQGKVYCGSNNLPVRMLGVSVDVTDRKHTELQLQQSQQMLQLVIDNIPQYIFWKDKNSVFLGCNRNYAELTGLNSPAEIAGKIDEDLPWHPEQIEFLLECERRVMATNTPEYHIIEPVLKPDGKQAWLDRNKIPLHDLEGNVVGILGTFEDITDRKQSEELIRYQATYDLLTGLPNRHLFNDRLQNALTCAAERGEMVAVMFLDLDRFKTINDTLGHATGDLLLQGVATRVSDCLRQQDTLARWGGDEFTLLIPHLTKLEDALKIAQRILDILKPAFHLESHLLHISSSIGIALYPHDGNTPELLLKNADTALYRAKEKGRNNYQLYTPAMNCRAGELLTIENNLYQALTLGEFVLHYHPQIDVSTGTLTGMEALLRWQHPEWGLIPPATFIPLAEENGLIVPLGRWVLQTACAQNKKWLDSGITPLRVAVNLSGRQFQQENLVEMISEILEQTGLPPQFLDLEITETVAMRDVNYTRNILAKLRANGVHLSMDDFGTGYASLSYLKNFPFDTLKIDRSFVTDLTINPTDAAIVKAIVSLGQELNLRVVVEGVETEEARDLLISLNCYEMQGFLFSKPLNSTSATALLNRPSSFSSPLSQAASILQFYS